The genomic stretch CATCCACAACAACACGCAACTCATGGAGCAAAATGACAACCTCACCctagtaaacacaaaacaacgcTGGGAGATCTGGAACCTCACCAACAGCAGTGGTCAACTACGTGACAAGGTGTCCAATCTCACGACGTACACTCAACAGCTGCAGGGGCAGAACCTGAAtatgtcacacactgtcactctactgcaacaacagaacagaaactTGACAGAATCAAACAGGCAACTGCAGAGGGATAACCAGGACCTGTCTGATGCTAACGTCCTTCTGAGGAGTGACATTGAGCAAGAGGCTGAGAATAACACTCGACTATGGCTGGAGactgagagattgacggggcaGAACAGCAGGCTTCAGGAAGAGAACCACAACCTGACCCAGGAAAACATACAACTCAAGTGGGTGAATCGCAACATTTCTGATGCAAACAGCTTCCTGAGGGGCTGTTGTGAGACTGCAAAAGAGAAGAACAcgcagctgcaggaggagaacCAGAATCTGCTGGAAGAGAACACCTGGTTGAAGCACCAGAATCAGAATTTAACCCGCCAAAATACATGGCAGGAAATGCAGGGTCAGGCCCTCATGAGTGACAATGCCAGGCTGAGGTTGAAGAATGCAAACCTGTTGGATGACACATTCAGGCTTTACCAGAACTACATGTCTCTGGATCAGTACTGCCCTGTTGTGAATGAAGAGTCTCAGGGTAAGTGAACACAAAGGGCCCCTTTTCATGGTCAAATCTTACCATTATGTGCATGCGCACAGTGGACATCAAACATTGATGAATATCCCAGTATATTGAAGTAGGAGATACTTACTCATTGGGCCCAATTATTGTGCTTAATCTACACTCAAAAGAATTCAGCTACCTTTACAGAAATAGCTTGGCTGtcttaaaccaggggtgccaattcCTTGggtaatctttttatttttattttattttttatgtaagaCTTTGGATGATTTGATTGACTaattaataaagcacaatatTTTACTCAAAAATGAAGCTTATgtctatatacatatatatatatgtttttttttttaaggtcatctttctttgtgcatatttatcaagtgtgtcaataattctggacctgactgtaggtCTTTGCCTGGTCTATTTGTAAGTGTTCTGTTTTCCATCTACAGAACGACTTTGTAGGACATGTAATGGCAGCTGGATCGTTTTCCAGTCCAAGTGTTACTTCTTTTCTGGTGACAGGAAAACCTGGCATGAGAGCCGATCAAAATGCCAGTCTGAAGGGGCAGACTTACTCATTGTCAATAGTGTGGAGGAGCAGGTAAGGGTACATTTATGTATTGAAACTACTATTTGAGCAGTGAATGAGGTAGGACTAATTCATAAGTCGTTTGCTAAGATCTTTTCACTGACATATGTGCAACAGAGGGACACTTCACTGTTACCTCTTCTTGACCTGATTAATCCTGAGTACTCAAGTTTTCAGTCTGAGtatgataataaaaaacaaagctaataataataactgctaAGAAAGTTTTACTACAGTGCCACTGTGGCAGGCCCCACAAACAGTTTTAAAGGTGCAGGAAGTCtataaattgaaataaatatgataaatgaCTCAGTGACTGATGCAGATGTGTCAAACAATTACGTCGTCTTGAATTATTTTCACTTAGACAATAAAATATCAAACCTGAAATTACAGAACAGCATCTCATAAAAACCAGGCTTTATTACCACTGATGACCAATCGTTCTGTGCATTCCCCTTTACAGAAGTTTGCATTTAGGACAAGTCTCTCCATCAATCAAGTGGGCACCAGGGTTTGGATCGGATTGAGTGAtgaacagagagaaggagagtggcGCTGGGTGGACGGCAGTCCTGTCACTCAAGATTTGCAGTAAGAAGTTACATTAATATACCAGTCTTTATTGCAAAGTGTATATGAGACACGTCCtgtgaaaataatgataaatactTATTGTACGgtgatcagctaaccctgccaagaccctcccCTCTGGAGCAGAGAACCAATTAACACTGTTCACACGTGAGCCaaccaaacttggcttttggcaggaccaggaatcaaaccccagtccccggtgtgcaactgcagcaaactgcaaccacaagtctgctgcatcttagcctgttgcgccaccacagcCCCAGCCCTGACTAACATAAAAACTAgcataaaaaatagattttctaTTAAAATCTAAGTACTCCTGTAACTGAGTTGACACTCTTGTAGTGTGTAACAGGACTGACCAGTATTGAACAAACCATCCAGGCCCTCCAAAAGCATGGTAAAGGTACAATTAATTTTATTCTCCATATATACTTACTGTATTTGGGACTAATCATAAGAAAGTGTTTCTgcaaaacatacactcagtgacaactTTATTCAGTATATATGAAActtattttgacttattttcTGCTGCTACagtccatccacttcaaggtttgatgtattgtgtggtcagagatgctcttctaaataccgctgttgtaatgtgtggtttagTTACCTGGCAGCCTTCCtggcagctttgaccagtctaaccctgtctggcaccaacaaccattccacgctATGATTCCTTGCAGTCTCTGTAGCAATGGCCAATTGACTTGTTATTGGGCTAAATAAAGGGGTTCTCAGGCCTGGGGCAGATGGAGTTTGGGAGCCATTTTTTGCGCAGTGCTGCTTGGTTAGAGTTCATTCATAGGATTTTGGGTTGCCAGATTGGCTTATTTTCTTTGTTAAACCTTTGTTGTGTTCTTGAGTAAATAAAAGACATTAAGCCACCTTTTAGttggaacacatttggagggattttggaacATTTGTCTTTACAGAATCTTGCAAGATACTTCACATTTATGGGTTTGTACTTATGAACTGCTCTCtccagttcagcccacaggttttcaattggattgaggtctggcaCCAAATAtagccactgcagaacacataTGTTGTTGTTGAACCAGTTCTGTGTGGATTCttaggtatgctttgggtcattttcttgctggaaagtccacctacagccTAGTCTCAGCCTTGTTGTCGAGGCAACCAGAATGTCAGGCAAACTTACTTCCTTACTTACTTTACTTACTTAATTGCCTGATACCTGGAGGAATCAattatatgatttattttaaccagtgcccctaAACCTGGAAttaaaaaacatcactgacccaccatcAAATTTCACCATGGGTATGACACAcatctccttttatgcatctcaGTTTAAACATCTGCATCTGACCAAGATTTGGTCTCATCGAACCACAGGACCTacgatttcatttcatttaatcatactttaaatggccaaatgagacaaaaatgtaatctattttttattaaatgaatgtttgattttggttggttccattgaaacattaataaagtacagtatttttcagcattttctgtttctcagttatcatattgtttattttttgaagtGGGTTTTGTGCATTGTGCATACTGCTCAATTGCTGTCATTCTGGACCTGTTTTAGATCTGATTCCCATCAATTGAATGAGTAGACAAGCGGATTTCAAGGGGATTGGTGTGGAGTTTTTGATGGGCCCCACTGAGATACAGTGGTGCTAGAAATTAGTGAACCCTCTAGAATTTTCTGTATATCTGCATTCATTTAATCTAAAGTGTGATCACATCTTAATCTAAGTCCTAAAACTTAATAAAGTGAACCCAGTACAATATTATtcctttataatttatttattgagcaAAATAATCAAACTGTAAgggcatattttcaaatttgtcCATAACATAGCCACAAGTTTAGACGTAATATCGAGCTTCTTTGACTGGCTTTACAATGATTGAATTGTACCTTTATGGATGAAGATGCGATGGTTGGGGGTAGAGAGGGAAGCAGGGCAGACAGGCAAGGCAGGTGAGTTGGCAGGTGGATGAGAGCAAACAAAGGAAACTCCAATAGATTCCAATGATTCAAACAAATGGTTAGTAGAAAGTGGTTAAATCAGTAGatccaaataatgaaaatgtgacatttaagtATTCAAAAAAGGGTCAAAAGGTCTTCAATAGCCGTAAAGAACTGTGTGCTCTTACGTCTTCCTAATTCCTTTGTTCTCAGTGTTCTAAAAATCAAAAGTGAGTGTCAGCCATCTTAAAGCTCAAGGCCTtctcataataacaaaaataagagttctttcaaaataaaagatccTAAATTGAAACCAAGTTCTCTGTGCTCCTGTAGCACGCATTAAActcatttaaatggaaaatggctccTACATAGCCGGTCCCTTATAGCTACTGCAGGAAGCAAGCTATAacaatcaaaaatgaaaaatttctAAGGAGCCATATACTATTAAcatgactctttttttttaattttttgttaatttttttttttttttttttgaatctACACTAAtcctatatacatatatacaacagCGACGTTGTCCAAATCATTATCCAAATCAATCCCagtccaatttccaaattccagTATCAATAAGTCCAATCCAATGACCCCGAAGGGTACAATTCAATCCCCGAAGGGTCCAATACAATCCCCGAAGGGTCCAATTCAATCCCCGAAGGGCGCTACGCTaatcagggggaaaaaaagtaaaaccCCCGATCGCTCCTCACCGCCAGGCCGAAGCCTGGCTTGAGAGCCGGTTTTTTAAGCACCAGGCCTAAGGCAGAGACCCAAGGGGATCCATGAACCATCATGGATCTTacccttgatcttagccaaaaggccgagaagcgattgAAAAGGTAAGTAGTAGCCTCACAGTTTTCCTTTACAGTGACATTCACAGTGACAACTCCCTTTCTTAATTCAGGGTCATCTGGAGACAGGACAAGTTCAAAAGGAGGATCTGGCCAGCAATGGGTTGGTTCCTTTAGGAAGTCTGGGCCGTTGATCCAAGTCTTTCTTTTCAGAAAGGTGTCGACATGCAGTCCTCGGGAGGCATCATCAGCAGGGTTCAATTTTGTTCCTATATACTTCCACTGAGACACCTCTGATGCACTTCTGATGATATTGACGCGGTTGGCCACAAAGGTCTGCTTTCATTCCGGATATACCGGAGAACGGTCATGCTATCTGTCCAAAACAGAGATGCATCCAAATCAATGTGCAACTCCTCAGATAGCATTCTGTCCATACGTACTGCCAGAACTGCAGCAGTAAGCTCCATACGTGGTGTGGTCATCACTTTCAAGGGGGCAACTCGGGCCTTTCCCATTAGAAAAGTGACATGGGCCTTGTTGCTGCTGGTCAACCTCAGGTAGGTAACGGTCCCATACCCGACGTCACTCGTATCACAGAAGTGGTGCATCTGTGCTGTCTTGATGCTTCCAAAGTTTTCTGGAACCAAACATCTACAGACCTTGAATTCTCTCACTTTTGGAAGTTCTTGCCACCATTGCTTCCAGGCTTGGGCGTGGGTCTCTGGCAACTCCTCATCCCATCCAACGTTCTGCTTGCATAACTCCTGTAGAATGCATTTTGCCTTGAAGGTGAGAGGTGCAAGAAACCCCAGTGGGTCATATATGGAACTGGCCATGGACAGAATTCCACGTCTGCTGCATGGACGCTCCTTGATTGTCACCTGGAATGTGAAGGCATCTTCCTTGACACACCATTGCACACCCAGAGCCCGCTCAACTGGCAAATCTTCTATGTCAAGATCAAGATTCTTTACATCCTTTGCCCTTTCAGACTCAGGAATGGAGGCCAAGACAGCTCTGTTGTTACTAATCCATTTTGTCAACTTAAAGCCTCCAGTTGCACAGAGTAACTTCAATTCCTTGCAGAGCTTGATGGCAAAGCCCTCTGCATCAACAGCTTTCAACAGATCATCTACATAGAAATTATTCATGATTGTGCTAGCTGCCTCAGCTGAGAAGCACCCTTTGTTATCCTCAGCTGTCCTCTTCAAAGCATAACTTGCACAGCTGGACGATGACGTTGCACCAAAAAGATGTACGACCATCCTATATTCCTTCAGTGGCTGGCTGATATCTCCATCAGGCCACCAAAGGAAGCGCAGGAAGTTCACATGGTGAGGTGGGACTTTGACTTGGTGGAACATCTTCTCCACGTCAGCCATGATGGCGATCTTGCCTAGACGTAAACGGACTAAAACTCCAATTAAGGTGTTTGTAAGATTGGGACCTTGAAGGAGTTCAGTATTCGGTGATTTTCCCTGATAAGCAGCGGAACAATCAAACACCACTCGCAAACTCCCCTTCTTTGGATGAAACACGCCATGATGAGGTATGTACCACACCTTTCCATTTTCCAGCTGCTCTTGTGGCACAAGTTCAGCATGTCCACTTGATAGGACTACTTCCATGAAGGCTGTATACTCCCTATGAAAGTCAATGCTCCTCTGAAACTTTCTCCTCAATGACAAGGTCCGTTGCTCTGCCAGGTGACGGTTGTTTGGCATTGTAGGGTCGTCCTTCTTGAATGGCAAGGGCAGTTGGTAGTGTCCATTAACTATCTTTGCAGAGCTGTCCATTATTTGCGTGTATCTGCAATCTTCAACTGACATTTGCTGCTTTTTCTCAAAGCCCTTCTCTGGGAAATCATGATTGTATTGCTGAATTAAGAGTTCACTAATTTTTTCAACAGATATTCGATGTGAATGAACATGCTTCTGGCCTTGCTGATTGATGCATGCATCCTCATTATGGAGAATACCATTCACCACCCAACCTAGCAGTGTCTTTATAGCAAAAGGCCCATTACCCTGGCTATTGATAATTCTCCACGGCTCCATCAGTTTGGGTGCATTCATCCCTATGAGAAGGTCAATTTCAGCATCAATGTTGGGTATTTCCACATCCTGAAGATAGGACCATTTCCTGATGTCTTCTTGTCTGGGTATGTATTCTTTGCCAGCAGGGATTTCTTGTTGAGTGTAAACTTCAGGTAAGTCTATGAATTCACTTCCTTCCAGACTACACACTTCGAGGCCCTTGAGCACCAAGCTGTTAATAGGTTTCTTTTGCCCCATCGTGTGCAGAAGAATTTGTTTATGCTTTCCTGTGGCATTCAACTTCCTTCTAAGCTGTTCAGTACAAAATGTTGCCGAACTCCCCTGATCAAGGAAAGCGTATGTCTGGACAACATGATTTGAATTACTTAGCTTGACTTGGACTGGTACAATTGCGAGAGTGCAGTCTTTATCACTACAGTCAAGTGCTTTGGTCTTCAATGAAACCAGCCCgttgtttattatcttttcaGAAACTTTGGCTGAATCAACATTTTGGCCTTTAATGTCGTTCTGTGGTATGTGCAAGATAGTAGGATGGAGTTTTGTGCACACTGAACAGGTTTGTCTGTTTTTGCAATTTCGACTCATGTGCCCTTTAACCAGACAGCCAAAGCAGATACCTTTAGTCTTCAAAAGATCAACTATTGCATTATGAGGCTTGCTCACCAGCTCTTGGCAGTCTGCAATATCATGTTCATCATTACAGACAGGACAGAGTTTTGGCATGATGGACACCCTTGACACTTGCACTGTGTTCTCTGCAGTAGAACGCGCTGCATTGTCGTGtggcactgctgccactgtCGTTGCAAAACTGCTCCCTCTGGTCTTCTGTTTAGGGCTTGGTGACGCTTATGGTTGCTTTGGGTGGTCGTTTGGTTGCGGTGGCATCTTGGAGATTGCCA from Conger conger chromosome 2, fConCon1.1, whole genome shotgun sequence encodes the following:
- the LOC133122138 gene encoding CD209 antigen-like yields the protein MVRRHLVPWILNPQSVMDTSTEPSGPVQQDGSLAPMESSERPKHFYCWALVLTAILCCLLVITSIVLGVLYDKESKKKTNPELDSLLDEYHKVSALYQRASEANAQLQRENTELAQSNTSLHVQNEHLIHNNTQLMEQNDNLTLVNTKQRWEIWNLTNSSGQLRDKVSNLTTYTQQLQGQNLNMSHTVTLLQQQNRNLTESNRQLQRDNQDLSDANVLLRSDIEQEAENNTRLWLETERLTGQNSRLQEENHNLTQENIQLKWVNRNISDANSFLRGCCETAKEKNTQLQEENQNLLEENTWLKHQNQNLTRQNTWQEMQGQALMSDNARLRLKNANLLDDTFRLYQNYMSLDQYCPVVNEESQERLCRTCNGSWIVFQSKCYFFSGDRKTWHESRSKCQSEGADLLIVNSVEEQKFAFRTSLSINQVGTRVWIGLSDEQREGEWRWVDGSPVTQDLQFWLNRTNEMDEPDDWKAINSLGEDCGHLDTSTYELNSWMDGPCETAYSAICEKSV